From Carya illinoinensis cultivar Pawnee chromosome 5, C.illinoinensisPawnee_v1, whole genome shotgun sequence, one genomic window encodes:
- the LOC122310902 gene encoding ubiquitin domain-containing protein DSK2a-like — MGAEGDSSELRVSPGGVEEEQVVVINIRCSNGSKFTVRTSLKSSVSAFKAVLAQNCDVPADQQRLIYKGRILKDNQTLESYGLQAEHTIHMVRGFASAASTPAAVNATATGNSGSPNNTPGVTRGVGSNEGGGLGSAGLGASLFPGLGFTSGLFGDGLPEFEQVQQQLTQNPNMMREIMNMPAIQSLMNNPDLMRSLIMSNPQMQELIDRNPELAHVLNDPGILRQTIEAARNPELMREMMRNTDRAMSNIESSPEGFNMLRRMYENVQEPFLNATTMGGNTGNDLSSNPFAALLGNQGGPQVRDGANNPSTTGSETTSGIRSPNTNPLPNPWSNIAGGTQTTTTRPNPTGDSRIPGITGLGGFGLPDMEHTLNGIPDAAQLNQFLQNPAVSQMMQSLLSNPQYMNQILNLNPQLRGMFDMNPQLREMMQNPDLLRQLTNPDTIQQMLALQQSLLSRLNQQQSSRDQAQTGGTTGTPNNAAAMELMMNMFGGLGAGSLAVPNTPDVPPEELYATQLSQLQEMGFFDAQENIRALRATSGNVHAAVERLLGNPGQ, encoded by the exons ATGGGCGCTGAGGGTGATTCGAGCGAGTTGAGGGTCAGTCCCGGTGGTGTTGAAGAAGAACAAGTGGTGGTGATTAATATCCGGTGCTCCAACGGCTCGAAATTTACTGTGAGGACCAGCCTCAAGTCCTCGGTTAGCGCATTCAAAGCGGTACTGGCTCAGAATTGTGATGTCCCAGCTGATCAGCAGAGATTAATTTACAAAGGTCGCATTTTGAAGGATAATCAAACCCTAGAAAGCTATG GTTTGCAGGCAGAGCACACCATTCACATGGTTCGTGGGTTTGCTTCAGCTGCATCAACACCTGCTGCTGTAAATGCTACCGCTACTGGTAATTCTGGAAGTCCCAACAATACACCAGGTGTTACAAGGGGCGTTGGCTCAAATGAAGGTGGGGGCTTGGGAAGTGCTGGTCTTGGTGCCTCTTTATTTCCTGGATTAGGTTTCACATCTGGATTGTTTGGAGATGGTCTGCCGGAGTTTGAACAAGTGCAGCAACAGCTGACTCAGAACCCAAACATGATGAGGGAAATAATGAATATGCCTGCCATTCAGAGCCTAATGAACAATCCTGACTTAATGCGCAGCTTGATCATGAGCAATCCTCAGATGCAAGAGCTCATTGACCGGAATCCAGAGCTCGCTCATGTACTTAATGACCCTGGGATTCTCCGACAGACAATAGAAGCGGCAAGGAACCCTGAGCTCATGCGTGAGATGATGCGAAACACTGACCGGGCAATGAGCAACATTGAATCTTCCCCTGAGGGATTTAACATGCTCAGACGTATGTACGAAAATGTTCAGGAGCCATTTCTGAATGCCACAACAATGGGTGGGAACACTGGAAATGATTTGAGTTCAAATCCATTTGCAGCACTTTTGGGAAACCAAGGTGGGCCCCAAGTCAGGGATGGTGCTAATAACCCTTCAACTACTGGTTCTGAAACTACTAGCGGGATTCGCTCTCCAAATACAAATCCACTCCCTAACCCTTGGAGCAATATTGCTG GTGGTACTCAGACAACAACTACACGTCCAAATCCAACTGGGGATTCAAGAATACCCGGTATTACTGGTCTTGGAGGGTTCGGTCTCCCTGATATGGAACACACATTGAATGGCATCCCAGATGCTGCTCAACTGAATCAGTTTTTGCAAAATCCAGCTGTGTCACAGATGATGCAAAGCTTACTTTCTAATCCCCAATATATGAATCAG ATTCTAAACCTCAACCCTCAACTGCGTGGCATGTTTGATATGAATCCtcaattaagagaaatgatgcAAAATCCAGACCTTCTACGTCAGTTAACTAATCCCGATACAATTCAG CAAATGCTAGCTTTACAGCAATCGCTTCTCTCCCGGCTTAATCAACAGCAATCAAGCCG GGATCAAGCCCAGACTGGTGGGACTACAG GAACACCTAATAATGCCGCAGCAATGGAATTGATGATGAACATGTTTGGTGGTCTTGGAGCTGGCAGCTTGGCTGTTCCAAATACCCCAGATG TACCCCCCGAAGAACTTTATGCAACTCAACTTTCACAGCTCCAAGAAATGGGTTTCTTTGATGCTCAGGAGAATATCAGGGCACTGCGGGCTACTTCTGGGAATGTCCATGCCGCAGTAGAGCGACTTTTGGGGAATCCCGGACAATAA
- the LOC122311601 gene encoding zinc finger protein ZAT3-like: MTTTTTGSDLCLPSSPPLHEEKARRKKRSKPIRIDGMMELSSSGVVSKPKHSKKPDPSAPKITRPCSECGKKFWSWKALFGHMRCHPERQWRGINPPPNLRRPVSLPLSSFDGLVMMTQEDHEVAACLLMMANGGNENEGKSKSVADSYHRGIPDSECLFREEAAEEASFRFECSSCKKVFGSHQALGGHRASHKNVKGCFAITRSDGDQVEDHSGADERDSVEDKVLMVLGSGHKCSICLRVFSSGQALGGHKRCHWEKEDDPLMLSQQGLSPCGTKEGFGLDLNMPAPVEDGSSSSNFSSELTLDLRLGL, from the coding sequence ATGACGACAACCACCACTGGCTCCGATCTCTGCTTACCCTCTTCGCCGCCTCTTCACGAAGAGAAAGCTCGCCGCAAGAAGCGTTCGAAACCGATTAGGATCGATGGAATGATGGAACTGAGTTCGAGCGGCGTGGTTTCGAAGCCGAAacactcgaagaaacccgaccCAAGTGCGCCCAAGATCACGCGGCCCTGCAGCGAGTGCGGCAAGAAGTTCTGGTCGTGGAAGGCCTTGTTCGGGCACATGCGGTGCCACCCGGAACGACAGTGGCGTGGGATTAATCCCCCGCCGAATCTGCGCAGACCCGTATCGCTACCGCTGAGTAGTTTCGATGGTCTGGTGATGATGACTCAAGAGGATCACGAAGTTGCAGCGTGTTTGTTGATGATGGCCAATGGGGGCAATGAGAATGAGGGTAAGAGCAAGAGTGTTGCTGATAGTTATCATCGAGGAATTCCAGATTCAGAATGCTTATTTCGAGAGGAGGCGGCTGAGGAGGCGAGTTTCCGGTTTGAGTGTTCGAGTTGTAAGAAGGTGTTTGGGTCGCACCAGGCTTTAGGAGGGCACAGGGCCAGCCACAAGAATGTGAAAGGGTGTTTCGCAATAACGAGGAGTGATGGTGATCAGGTTGAGGATCACAGCGGTGCTGATGAGAGGGATAGCGTGGAGGACAAGGTGTTGATGGTTTTGGGATCAGGGCATAAATGCAGTATTTGTTTGAGGGTGTTTTCTAGTGGGCAAGCTTTGGGTGGGCATAAGAGGTGCCACTGGGAGAAAGAGGATGACCCATTAATGCTAAGCCAGCAAGGGCTCAGCCCTTGTGGAACAAAGGAGGGTTTTGGGCTGGACTTGAATATGCCTGCCCCAGTGGAAGATGGCTCCTcctcttctaatttttcttcAGAATTGACTTTGGATTTAAGGTTGGGACTATAA
- the LOC122310969 gene encoding uncharacterized protein LOC122310969, which translates to MLIQMVQQTIDSKFSEYGMGSTENDSPTCDLQHSVAVKKTALRDLQNDNRIMMPNSTENSPLLKDRNPISDALEVSGAKKPSLECPESPPQYQSPSSNAANGHLVYVRRKSEAELGKSSTGDSTSINAECLQSRKLNHQEETTRPKSQMEPKVSCFPAFAPLPMVASMSSSGKPSVPHNLGKPSMMLAPVEPNNHPVASAAPFLSNPKGSWEERYHQLQMFLRKLDEADQEDYLQTLRTFSPVELSRYAVEVEKRSIQLSLEEAKELQRVTALNVLGKCIMDFKAPSTHQDRLEK; encoded by the exons ATGTTGATTCAGATGGTTCAACAAACAATAGACTCTAAATTCAGTGAATATGGGATGGGAAGTACTGAAAATGACTCGCCTACTTGTGATTTGCAACATTCTGTTGCTGTAAAGAAGACAGCTTTGAGAGATCTGCAGAATGATAATAGAATTATGATGCCCAACTCTACTGAAAACTCTCCActtctgaaggatagaaatccAATTAGTGATGCCCTTGAAGTTTCTGGTGCCAAAAAGCCCTCACTTGAGTGCCCTGAAAGCCCCCCTCAATACCAATCTCCAAGCAGCAATGCTGCAAATGGGCATCTTGTCTATGTCCGTAGAAAATCTGAAGCAGAACTAGGCAAGAGCAGCACTGGTGATAGCACGAGCATTAATGCCGAATGCCTGCAGTCAAGGAAACTCAATCACCAGGAGGAGACCACTCGACCTAAATCCCAGATGGAGCCAAAGGTCTCTTGTTTTCCGGCATTTGCTCCTCTTCCAATGGTGGCATCCATGAGCTCATCTGGAAAACCTTCAGTTCCTCATAATCTTGGGAAGCCTAGTATGATGTTAGCACCAGTAGAGCCCAATAACCATCCTGTTGCTTCTGCTGCCCCGTTCTTAAGTAATCCAAAGGGATCATGGGAAGAACGATACCATCAACTGCAGATGTTCTTAAGAAAATTGGACGAAGCTGATCAAGAGGATTATCTCCAGA CGCTTCGCACGTTCTCTCCAGTTGAACTCAGCAGATATGCTGTTGAGGTGGAAAAGAGATCGATTCAGCTTTCGCTGGAGGAAG CAAAAGAGTTGCAGCGGGTAACTGCTTTGAATGTCCTGGGAAAATGTATAATGGATTTTAAAGCACCCTCAACTCATCAAGACCGTTTAGAGAAGTGA